From Apium graveolens cultivar Ventura chromosome 9, ASM990537v1, whole genome shotgun sequence, the proteins below share one genomic window:
- the LOC141683286 gene encoding blue-light photoreceptor PHR2, whose protein sequence is MASNSQTPEPQEDQNQTQHQQLSLSQSLPQSLPKSLPFGSITLSLSSILPTHFFLPPKITSLFSSSPSRVKIPSQISALYDVSLSSSCSTISPQKPFFKSTVSPTPLQNTLFLNPKRPSEPSNAAGLRRASIVWFRNDLRVNDNECLTAANNESMSVLPVYCFDPTDYGKSSSGFDKTGPYRATFLIESVSDLRKNLQAKGSDLVVRIGKPESVLVELAKAVGAEAVYSHQEVSHDEVKAEGKIENVMKDEGLEVKYFWGSTLYHMEDLPFKLEEMPTNYGGFREKVQGLEVRKTIEALDQLKGLPKAGDVEPGEIPSLTDLGLNSAATVGQDGKPAASASLVGGETEAMQRLKKFAAECQAQPHKPSKDGSSDSIYGANFSCRISPWLAMGCLSPRAMFDELKNSASRSISAASTKKDGGSGSSDTGMNWLLYELLWRDFFRFITKKYSSAKQKNAAPVTACTGAVA, encoded by the exons ATGGCTTCCAATTCACAAACCCCTGAACCCCAAGAAGACCAAAACCAAACCCAACACcaacaactctctctctctcaatctctcccACAATCTCTCCCAAAATCTCTCCCATTTGGGTCAATTACTCTATCTCTCTCCTCAATTCTCCCTACCCATTTCTTCCTCCCTCCTAAAATTACTTCCCTTTTCTCCTCTTCTCCATCCAGAGTCAAAATCCCATCTCAAATCTCTGCTCTTTATGATGTTTCTCTCTCTAGTTCTTGTTCCACTATCTCTCCTCAAAAGCCTTTCTTTAAGTCCACTGTCTCTCCGACTCCTCTTCAGAATACTCTTTTCTTGAACCCTAAACGCCCTTCTGAGCCTTCCAATGCTGCCGGTTTACGGAGAGCTTCGATTGTTTGGTTTCGAAATGATCTTAGGGTTAATGACAATGAGTGTCTTACTGCTGCTAATAATGAGTCTATGTCTGTGCTTCCGGTGTATTGTTTTGATCCTACTGATTATGGGAAATCGAGTAGTGGGTTCGATAAGACTGGCCCGTATCGAGCTACATTTTTGATTGAGTCTGTTTCGGATTTGAGGAAGAATTTGCAGGCTAAAGGGTCGGATTTGGTGGTGAGGATTGGGAAACCGGAGTCGGTTTTGGTTGAGTTGGCTAAGGCGGTTGGGGCTGAGGCGGTTTATTCGCATCAAGAGGTTTCACATGATGAGGTCAAGGCGGAGGGGAAAATTGAGAATGTGATGAAAGATGAAGGATTGGAAGTTAAGTACTTTTGGGGAAGTACATTGTATCATATGGAAGATTTACCGTTTAAGTTGGAGGAAATGCCGACTAATTATGGTGGGTTTAGGGAGAAAGTTCAAGGTTTGGAGGTTAGGAAGACGATTGAGGCTTTGGATCAGTTGAAGGGGTTGCCTAAAGCAGGGGATGTAGAGCCTGGGGAGATTCCGTCTTTGACTGATTTGGGTCTTAATTCTGCTGCAACTGTTGGGCAG GATGGGAAACCAGCTGCCAGTGCTTCTCTGGTGGGAGGTGAGACTGAAGCAATGCAGAGGCTTAAAAAATTTGCTGCTGAATGCCAAGCACAACCTCACAAGCCAAGCAAGGACGGTAGTAGTGATAGCATATATGGTGccaacttttcctgtagaatttcaCCCTGGCTAGCTATGGGCTGCCTTTCTCCTCGAGCCATGTTTGATGAGCTTAAGAATTCTGCTTCCAG ATCAATTTCGGCTGCTTCGACCAAGAAAGATGGTGGCAGTGGCTCATCCGATACTGGCATGAATTGGTTATTGTATGAGCTTTTGTGGAGGGATTTCTTCAG GTTCATTACCAAAAAATATAGTTCCGCAAAGCAGAAGAATGCTGCTCCAGTCACAGCTTGTACAGGTGCTGTTGCCTGA